The sequence AAATTCATGTTCCTTATTATAAAGATTAGCAGCAAGTTGAtttccatttaaaataaaggcATTTCTGTGTCGATGTGTTACTTgaacacatcacatttcctCAGTCATCTGTCATTCTAAAGCTATTCCAACTTTTAGCCAGGCCCAACTTGAAGACACATGAAAGGAGGAGAGTAAGAGTGGGATTTTAGCTACACATCAATTCGAtttttgtatttagtttttttcatttatcaagtaatctttaagtaaataagtatttatttaaaaagcaatctgtactgtacatagtaatacattaaattacatacacaaaatcataaacataccAAAAACCATCACAATCATTCAGAATGATCCAAGTCTAACTAgtaaaaatagattttatttacatttaaaagcagCAGTGGAAGATACAGACTTAATGTTAAGGGGTAGGCTGTTCCAAAACTCAAACCAATATCCAGGCAACAGTTTAGCACCTAACAATTTcaccttttaattattaaaataatccatacaaatgtttataaataatttctGTACAGTATACCACACAGATGTTTTGTTAATAAGCAGTTGGTGCCTTTTCTGGGGTGGTATATTTTATGTGCGTACACACTATAATGCTACAGTGAGGCATAAGAAAAGTCAGCAAAGCTATAGGGCTCTATCTCTGGCATAGTCTATACAAAGAAATACTTCAAAATACTTTCTAGTCTTTCTACATCACATAGTGTTTTGTGTGATTATAGAGGAAAGCAGTTTCAACAAACCGATTacttataattgattttatcgGCATAAAGAATGATTATGCGAAGTATTTTCCTTAAAATTTCAAAGCTTGTGTATGTTATTGGGTGATAGTGCATACAATTTAAGCATGATAATGCATCGTTGCATACTGTATGATCCATCAACACAGCACCTTGGCTGAGATCATTAAAAACAGGCCATTTTTAACAGATTCCAAAAATTTCCATGTAAAAACCATGTTAAAATCAAAGTCTAAGTGTAACCACATTGTTCAttaattttctcccttttagcacatccagttgcctaattgcgtcatgcttcctctccaccaatgacgatctccgctctgattgaggacaacgaagctaacccacgccccctcggaCACgttggcagcagccgtatgcattttgtcacctacactttggcaagtgcaatgtggatcagcactgtgtacggagagacacaccctgacagcactcttttcccgtttctgtgcaggcaccatcaatcagccagcagaggtcataattgcattagttatgagagagtccctatccagctttaatatcccacccctgtctgaacaacaggccaatcattgttcatgtggctgctcagcccagctgggaggcagagccgagactcgttATATACtagatgtattcaagatcccagctctggtgtcagagtgtgtttttaccgctgcgccacctgaacggcttGGCACCAAAATGATTAAATgaccagaaatgtaaatgtttttaagtAACTCATTTTTCCAAGGCTTCACAAATCTTTTTGGGTAGACATAATTTTAAGCATGTAGAGATGTGAGATATAGAGATATATAGAAATTGGGTTCTACAGAGGTGATGAATGATTCtgttcggctgctcccgttaagGGTCACTATAGCAGATTATTCTTCAGCATATTTGATTTAGCATAGTTTTTACAATGGTTTCCTTTTCTGATGATACCCTCCaatttatctgggcttgagaCTGgtactaagggtgcactgatttGAGTCCACCCTCCAACAGCTAGGTTTATGTAATGCCATGCACTTTCAAAATACGAAACTCAGGCACTGTTGTTACAAGCTCTTACCATTATGCAATATTAACTCAAATGAGACTGAAAGAAGTACATATAATGAGTTATAGacccattcatttacatttaggtATTTAACAGGTGCTTTAATTCAAACTTATAACTTGTGACTTAATCaaatccaagcaattaagggttaagggccttgctcagtggcccaacagtggtaacttggctcTGGTGGGGCAAAAACAATTTagtcactagtccagtaccttaactgctgagctattaCTGCCTTCTTATTTcactaatataaaaatatagattTTGTATTAATTTCTTAAATACAAATGTATAATGCTGAATGTTACTACTAAAAAGTATTACTCATCCAAACCTAAAGAACCACCCAACTGTTCAAGCCATGTTaggtttaaaaagaaaatatgtaGGCACTATCACATTCTGCAGCATTGTTGACTGTTAGTTGTCAAGCTTCAGTTTTCTGCTGTAACATACACTTGTTTTCACAATGGTGTCTTCTCATATGCCCACTGTGTCTCATGGCAGCCACTCATCTAGGATTTCAGCAAGGGAAAAGTCCTCTGTTGCTGTATCTTGTGTAGACAATAAAAAAAGCTCTTCACTAGGGTTTGGGTTTTGAATTAAATTTGAGGTAGACTTGCTTGGTCCTGATGCAGTGACAGGCACTGAAGGTGTAGGCCAGTGTAGTAGTGTACAGTGAGTTTCATGTTCGTTTAAGGCTGTGGTGTAGTGCTGCAGTTCTTTCTTTAGTTCAGCAATCTCTTTCACAAAGGCAGCATTGGAACATTCCAGTGTCTGCAGTTCCTGtgtgaaaatgcaaaaatgaggTTATCACAACTAGTGAGTACAAGAAAATATGTTTAGTTTAGTGGGTGGAACAGAGGAGCTAAATGACTTTAAAGTGGCACTGTTATAGGACACTCTTTTTCGACAGGACTAGTTAACTGCTGCTTTTGTGAAGTGAAATCAGCTTGGCTAAGTAGCAAGTAAGCCACAGAGGATCAAAAAGGTCTGTCTCACTCATCACTAGGTTCCAAATCAGAGAGTTTACAATGCTGGAGTATAATATATTAGGTTTCTGTGGCCAACCCTATGCAATGTACAGTAAAGCGAAGTGCCATTAAACTCTGGGTTAACAGTGTAAATATGTCTATATTAATGACTATGGTTTTGAATTTTGTATTTGGGTCAAATTTTGAAGTAAAGTGTAcctaacaaagtaataaaaattataatttgtTATAAATCACTTTGGGCAGCAGTGCATaatgctgtcacctcacagcaaaaaaggccagggttcgattccctgggcAAATAGCCAGTGTTGTGTGGGCTTCCCCCGGTGCACTGGTTTTCACccaaaagtccaaagacatgtagtcaggccaactgtgtaaaacatgatgttaaaatcataataaatggtgcccaggtggcgcagcgggatattccagtagcacaccagcacagagattctgaactcctcggttcgaaactcggcattgccaccggtcggctgggcgccatctagcgggcataattagcagtgcctgcagggagaggtgactggaatatgtgggcggggtctttaaacactgtgtaaggaccttgactGGTGGATAGAGGTGCATGTGCAGattgcatgggtggaaaagggttccgttaagggctgtgcgtcggaggaggaggcgtgagcagcaatatatcctcctcaactgcaaaatatcagggatccccagaggtggaagacaaactgactacactaaattgggagaaaatcggagaaaacgcataaaatatatatttaaaaaaattataacaaattaaataaataaaacaggccaactggagctactgaaAAAGAATCAcacccactgc is a genomic window of Trichomycterus rosablanca isolate fTriRos1 chromosome 4, fTriRos1.hap1, whole genome shotgun sequence containing:
- the batf2 gene encoding basic leucine zipper transcriptional factor ATF-like 3 yields the protein MPVAVMEGLDEETNSCYGSESQSPQDWGNQTGKGVYQQRQRNRDAARKSRKKQTERADILHEELQTLECSNAAFVKEIAELKKELQHYTTALNEHETHCTLLHWPTPSVPVTASGPSKSTSNLIQNPNPSEELFLLSTQDTATEDFSLAEILDEWLP